Proteins found in one Aquibium microcysteis genomic segment:
- a CDS encoding LuxR C-terminal-related transcriptional regulator, protein MNSNAAILELGSTPHPRTKLFLIDDHPIVEAGLSLLLRGHPDLHLSGSCSSPDSLASEGLDRIADVFILDLVYRGTINVDAIRSIRKLAPDSVIVVYSSLPNRQYRTVVAAAGADEFVSKDSSLATLLSTIREIVVRRRTRDVFPALPARDAAGPTGTDTIVIGDVHLTRRERLVAGMIGRGVSIAEIARTVGISKKTVAVHRDNIRRKLNCRDSNELIARLSALSLAP, encoded by the coding sequence ATGAACTCCAATGCCGCGATCTTGGAACTGGGCAGCACCCCGCACCCTCGGACGAAGCTCTTTCTGATCGACGATCATCCGATCGTCGAAGCGGGCCTCAGCCTTCTCCTCAGGGGGCATCCGGACCTCCACCTGTCGGGCAGCTGCTCCAGTCCGGACAGCCTCGCCAGCGAGGGTCTCGACCGGATCGCCGACGTCTTCATCCTCGATCTGGTCTACCGGGGCACGATCAACGTCGATGCCATCCGCAGTATCCGCAAGCTCGCGCCCGACAGCGTCATCGTGGTCTATTCCTCGCTCCCCAACAGGCAGTACCGGACGGTCGTCGCCGCCGCCGGAGCGGACGAGTTCGTGAGCAAGGATTCGAGCCTCGCCACCCTGCTCTCGACCATCCGCGAGATCGTCGTCCGGCGCCGGACCCGGGACGTGTTTCCGGCCTTGCCTGCGAGGGACGCCGCCGGGCCGACCGGGACCGACACGATCGTGATCGGCGACGTTCACCTGACGCGCCGCGAACGGCTGGTGGCGGGCATGATCGGACGAGGGGTGTCGATCGCAGAGATCGCCCGCACGGTCGGGATCAGCAAGAAGACCGTCGCGGTGCACCGGGACAACATCCGGCGCAAGCTGAACTGCCGCGACAGCAACGAGCTGATCGCCCGTCTCTCGGCGCTCTCGCTGGCGCCCTGA
- the sctV gene encoding type III secretion system export apparatus subunit SctV translates to MFTRFLRAASQRNDVILAFLLICIVFMMILPLPTFLVDILIGINLTLSAILLMVAIYLSDIVAFSAFPAILLLTTLFRLALSITTTRLILLDADAGQIVETFGKFVVSGNLVVGAVIFLILTIVNFMVITKGAERVAEVSARFSLDAMPGKQMSIDSDMRAGQIDMNEAKSRRGKLEKESQLYGAMDGAMKFVKGDAIAGLIIIAVNIIGGILIGTTQRGMDIGEALNLYAILTIGDGLVSQIPALFISITAGFIVTRVSSEKNENLGSDIAGQLINEPKALLIAGGICVGFALIPGFPTITFLLLAALVGGGGYMIIRRRKSDTREREGTRMPALSAAAGPVGQAPRFPDEEEDTRPVEPVTFALTVPLMVDIAASVRSAIKPERLDREVARVRRALYFDLGVPFPGIHLRLNENLAAGHYRIMVNEIPVAAGAARADHFIVRESEANLKMFDIPYERGDDFLPNTPSLWVHTRHLGLVDQSGIQRMTLPSMLTYHLAHVLKDHAGQFLGVQEAMFLMNQMEKNFAELVREATRALPIITITDVLKRLVGEGISIRDMRTILEALVEWGQREKDPILLSEHVRGALSRYITYKYSGGQNVIPAYLLGKEVEDEVRGAVRQTSAASYLALSPDFHRRLMEALKASIGDLSGHALTPVLLAPMDIRRFMRKIVERDFPELAILSFQELAPDVSIQPLDRIRIT, encoded by the coding sequence GTGTTCACCAGATTTTTGCGTGCGGCGTCGCAGCGCAACGACGTCATCCTCGCCTTCCTGCTGATCTGCATCGTCTTCATGATGATCCTGCCGCTGCCCACCTTCCTGGTGGACATCCTGATCGGCATCAACCTCACGCTCTCGGCCATCCTTCTGATGGTCGCGATCTATCTCTCCGACATCGTCGCCTTTTCCGCCTTTCCGGCGATCCTGCTCCTGACGACGCTGTTCCGGCTCGCTTTGTCGATCACCACCACGCGCCTGATCCTCCTCGACGCCGATGCGGGTCAGATCGTCGAGACCTTCGGCAAGTTCGTCGTCTCCGGCAATCTCGTCGTCGGCGCCGTCATCTTCCTGATCCTGACCATCGTCAACTTCATGGTCATCACCAAGGGGGCCGAGCGCGTCGCGGAAGTCTCGGCGCGGTTCTCGCTGGACGCGATGCCCGGCAAGCAGATGTCGATCGATTCCGACATGCGCGCCGGCCAGATCGACATGAACGAGGCCAAGAGCCGCCGCGGCAAGCTCGAGAAGGAATCGCAACTCTACGGCGCCATGGACGGCGCCATGAAGTTCGTGAAGGGCGACGCCATCGCCGGCCTGATCATCATCGCCGTCAACATCATCGGCGGTATCCTGATCGGCACCACCCAGCGCGGCATGGACATCGGCGAGGCGCTGAACCTCTATGCCATCCTCACGATCGGCGACGGGCTGGTGTCACAGATCCCGGCGCTGTTCATCTCCATCACCGCGGGCTTCATCGTCACCCGCGTCTCGTCGGAGAAGAACGAGAATCTCGGCTCCGACATCGCCGGACAGCTCATCAACGAACCCAAGGCGCTGCTGATCGCGGGCGGCATCTGCGTCGGCTTCGCCCTGATCCCCGGCTTCCCGACCATCACCTTCCTGCTGCTGGCCGCGCTGGTGGGCGGCGGCGGCTACATGATCATCCGCCGTCGCAAATCCGACACCCGCGAGCGAGAGGGAACCCGCATGCCGGCCCTGTCCGCGGCGGCCGGCCCGGTCGGACAGGCGCCGCGCTTCCCCGACGAGGAGGAGGACACCCGCCCCGTCGAGCCGGTCACCTTCGCCCTGACGGTGCCGCTGATGGTCGACATCGCCGCATCGGTGCGTTCGGCGATCAAGCCCGAGCGGCTCGACCGCGAGGTCGCCCGCGTGCGGCGGGCGCTCTATTTCGACCTCGGCGTGCCCTTTCCCGGCATCCACCTGCGGCTGAACGAGAACCTCGCCGCCGGCCACTACCGCATCATGGTCAACGAGATTCCGGTCGCCGCCGGTGCGGCACGGGCGGACCACTTCATCGTGCGCGAGAGCGAAGCCAACCTGAAGATGTTCGACATCCCCTATGAAAGGGGCGACGATTTCCTGCCGAACACGCCGAGCCTCTGGGTCCATACCCGCCATCTCGGCCTCGTCGACCAGTCGGGCATCCAGCGCATGACGCTGCCCAGCATGCTGACCTACCACCTCGCCCACGTTCTCAAGGACCATGCGGGGCAGTTCCTCGGCGTGCAGGAGGCGATGTTCCTCATGAACCAGATGGAGAAGAACTTCGCCGAGCTCGTGCGCGAGGCGACCCGCGCGCTGCCCATCATCACCATCACGGACGTCCTCAAGCGCCTCGTCGGCGAAGGCATCTCGATCCGCGACATGCGCACCATCCTGGAGGCGCTGGTGGAATGGGGCCAGCGCGAGAAGGACCCGATCCTGCTCTCCGAACATGTTCGCGGCGCGCTCTCCCGCTACATCACCTACAAGTACTCCGGCGGCCAGAACGTCATCCCGGCCTATCTGCTCGGCAAGGAAGTCGAGGACGAGGTCCGCGGCGCCGTGCGCCAGACCTCGGCGGCTTCCTACCTGGCGCTCTCGCCCGACTTCCACCGTCGCCTGATGGAGGCGCTGAAGGCCTCCATCGGCGACCTCAGCGGCCATGCGCTGACCCCGGTCCTGCTCGCGCCGATGGACATCCGCCGCTTCATGCGCAAGATCGTCGAGCGGGACTTCCCCGAACTCGCGATCCTGTCCTTCCAGGAGCTGGCGCCCGACGTCAGCATCCAGCCGCTCGACCGAATCCGCATCACCTGA
- a CDS encoding MotA/TolQ/ExbB proton channel family protein, which translates to MTSTAATPERSTREAARLLGFRAALFALVAAIAQALALVLLAPAFDGAPRLALALLVAAGPLLAAFLPVATILQPLAWAGIFFSALSTAGVAVSALPTADPAGWTASDLAVAFAGFAYWPLVASSLSAGRALDDLAHRSALMASLQRPGRSAATAVDGRLAGSAGALALYALAAAIVLLSALFLAATLMQRRASLEWLISTPAHVAIIVLFCAICVLLTQSWRDHLRAAMRAESAEPGAVEAARRRAAAQRRLLRTLIGLLPVLGFLGTVVGIIQALASLPVALADQPATQGAGLAESLRGIATAFETTLLGLVGSIAATLALAAVERAEAIGEADAAPRAPEPEP; encoded by the coding sequence GTGACCTCGACGGCCGCGACGCCGGAACGAAGCACGCGGGAGGCCGCCCGCCTGCTCGGATTCCGCGCCGCCCTCTTCGCGCTCGTCGCGGCGATCGCCCAGGCGCTCGCGCTGGTCCTCCTCGCTCCGGCCTTCGACGGAGCGCCGAGGCTCGCGCTCGCCCTTCTCGTCGCCGCGGGTCCCCTGCTGGCGGCGTTCCTTCCGGTCGCGACGATCCTGCAGCCGCTCGCCTGGGCGGGCATCTTCTTCTCCGCCCTGTCGACGGCCGGAGTGGCGGTCTCCGCGCTGCCCACAGCAGACCCGGCCGGATGGACGGCGAGCGATCTGGCCGTCGCCTTCGCCGGCTTCGCCTACTGGCCGCTCGTCGCGAGCAGCCTTTCGGCAGGACGCGCGCTGGACGATCTGGCGCACCGGTCGGCGTTGATGGCATCGCTGCAGCGCCCTGGCCGGTCGGCCGCAACGGCCGTGGACGGCAGGCTCGCAGGGTCGGCAGGCGCTCTCGCGCTCTACGCCCTCGCTGCGGCAATCGTTCTCCTGTCGGCGCTCTTCCTCGCAGCGACGCTGATGCAGCGCCGAGCTTCCCTCGAATGGCTGATCTCGACCCCCGCCCACGTCGCGATCATCGTCCTGTTCTGCGCGATCTGCGTCCTCCTCACCCAGTCCTGGCGCGATCACCTGCGCGCCGCGATGCGCGCCGAATCCGCCGAGCCCGGTGCCGTGGAAGCCGCGAGGCGGCGCGCGGCGGCGCAGCGGCGGCTGCTGCGCACCCTGATCGGCCTCCTTCCGGTCCTCGGATTCCTCGGCACCGTCGTCGGCATCATTCAGGCGCTTGCCAGTCTGCCGGTCGCGCTCGCGGATCAGCCCGCCACGCAGGGCGCCGGACTGGCCGAAAGCCTCCGCGGCATCGCCACCGCCTTCGAGACGACGCTGCTCGGACTGGTCGGGTCGATCGCCGCGACGCTGGCGCTCGCCGCCGTCGAGCGCGCCGAGGCGATCGGCGAGGCCGACGCCGCCCCCAGAGCCCCGGAGCCGGAGCCGTGA
- the sctE gene encoding type III secretion system translocon subunit SctE, producing the protein MADLTVPKGTSVPPTITPDTFTTSLMKDVETILTGLGVSGVNGLTPDVMNTVSKTMKQSFASIFASSGFAPKRSGDVELVLAQVSAALSDTREDTSLESVKSNQEKIRTSQQEQQSKLEERKEKIEEAVANDRKSGIAAIFAKIFQAIALLFTYIAAGVMMATGVGVGVAALLIAGAIAMTIQFADSVAKDASGGLGIAGLVAKSLGKSDEEIAKADEVFGKVMSGLTIALSVATIAVTLGPALLSAVAKAIGKIASAALTTAINTGSQTASNVGNTLAHVAINLGSKASSMNSVLQGTAQISSSTINTMKTVSTVGNAVSQIGGGTTGIVTATLVSDSQKAQAEAKRLEAEGQEMDAIQKTLESLIDQALEMLMNANQISNQILDSAIQGITDRTDSLMRTRFSG; encoded by the coding sequence ATGGCCGATCTGACGGTACCCAAGGGGACCAGCGTCCCGCCGACGATCACCCCCGATACCTTCACGACGTCCCTGATGAAGGACGTCGAGACGATCCTGACGGGACTGGGCGTGAGCGGCGTCAACGGCCTCACGCCGGACGTCATGAATACCGTCTCGAAGACGATGAAGCAGAGTTTTGCCTCGATCTTCGCCTCGTCCGGCTTCGCGCCGAAGCGGTCGGGCGACGTCGAGCTGGTCCTCGCCCAGGTGTCGGCGGCCCTCAGCGACACGCGGGAGGACACGAGTCTGGAAAGCGTGAAGTCCAACCAGGAGAAGATCCGTACCTCGCAGCAGGAGCAGCAGTCGAAGCTGGAGGAACGCAAGGAGAAGATCGAGGAAGCGGTCGCCAACGACCGCAAGTCGGGTATCGCGGCGATCTTCGCCAAGATCTTCCAGGCGATCGCGCTGCTCTTCACCTACATCGCGGCCGGCGTGATGATGGCGACGGGCGTGGGCGTCGGCGTCGCGGCCCTTCTCATCGCCGGCGCGATCGCGATGACGATCCAGTTCGCCGATTCCGTTGCGAAGGACGCGAGCGGAGGGCTCGGGATCGCGGGCCTGGTGGCGAAGTCGCTCGGCAAGAGCGACGAGGAGATCGCCAAGGCCGACGAGGTCTTCGGCAAGGTGATGTCCGGCCTGACGATCGCGCTGTCGGTGGCGACGATCGCGGTGACGCTCGGCCCCGCTCTCCTGAGCGCGGTGGCCAAGGCCATCGGCAAGATCGCCAGCGCGGCGCTGACGACCGCCATCAACACCGGAAGCCAGACCGCTTCGAACGTCGGCAACACACTGGCTCACGTCGCCATCAATCTCGGCTCCAAGGCGAGTTCGATGAATTCGGTGCTGCAGGGGACGGCCCAGATCTCGAGTTCGACGATCAACACGATGAAGACCGTCTCGACCGTGGGCAATGCGGTCTCCCAGATCGGCGGCGGGACGACCGGCATCGTCACGGCCACGCTGGTGTCGGACAGCCAGAAGGCGCAGGCCGAAGCCAAGCGCCTCGAGGCCGAGGGCCAGGAAATGGATGCCATCCAGAAGACGCTGGAGAGCCTGATCGACCAGGCGCTCGAGATGCTGATGAACGCCAACCAGATTTCGAACCAGATCCTGGATTCCGCGATCCAGGGCATCACCGACCGCACCGACAGCCTCATGCGCACGCGCTTCTCCGGCTGA
- a CDS encoding tetratricopeptide repeat protein — MDAATGEAKELERLGKALRDSYGLQTSELRALAHVGHMKMMAGDFAGAQRIYSLLVVLSPDDTGFQIGLADASIALGHFDLALQAGAAVIAGRPTDPRGYFISGRACLGLGLADEAREDLADAIRLSRLPDDAGLRERAERILSLSGRG, encoded by the coding sequence ATGGACGCGGCGACCGGCGAGGCGAAGGAACTGGAGCGGCTGGGAAAGGCGCTCCGCGACAGCTACGGGCTGCAGACGAGCGAGCTGCGGGCGCTCGCGCATGTCGGGCACATGAAGATGATGGCGGGTGATTTCGCCGGCGCGCAGCGGATCTACTCCCTGCTCGTGGTGCTTTCGCCCGACGATACGGGCTTCCAGATCGGCCTGGCGGACGCGTCGATCGCGCTCGGTCATTTCGACCTGGCACTGCAGGCAGGAGCGGCCGTGATCGCGGGCCGGCCGACGGATCCGCGGGGCTATTTCATCTCGGGCCGGGCCTGTCTCGGGCTCGGTCTGGCCGATGAGGCGCGCGAGGATCTCGCCGACGCCATCCGGCTGTCGCGCCTGCCCGACGATGCCGGGCTGCGGGAGCGTGCCGAGCGCATCCTCTCGCTGTCCGGTCGCGGCTAG
- a CDS encoding HrpJ domain-containing protein, whose translation MSDINSSRAPLEMVRTQIATHNAASEIGTRMLGQSSVTQERVSMGGVDQSDISDAMEELGGAVAHREKPKLEQTKLRKGAGTSLDAMSRIAQYQDKLPDQPRDQRLRDLKDRMDEFQRLTDRGGSGSNRPTAEDILKALAKYDKDPSHQFAALEQLRKQMVQLGASDAFLSVLDQARGRFHQGQTARDVTAGFAVGQVSHDMSEVFDADPSSIRDAYRTIVRENLNLGQIFDQLKGFNLAGSYDEIIESFTRVAARELEGLPGDSDVVTVGETRQILGGLLDELSKLKRLKTVLSESEIAVQTILRVHPELRSRPDLPDGKEMASRLLHFAANPSVSVGDVERLISGLNTDDPATSVTAVNTIRNTHSTLPDSVMPSMIAREQQSRAILDLSTRLVAREEAYFDSQSH comes from the coding sequence ATGTCGGACATCAACTCGTCCCGTGCCCCGCTCGAGATGGTTCGCACGCAGATCGCCACGCACAACGCCGCTTCCGAGATCGGCACGAGGATGCTCGGCCAGTCGTCGGTCACCCAGGAACGCGTGTCCATGGGCGGCGTCGACCAGTCCGACATCTCGGACGCGATGGAGGAACTCGGCGGCGCGGTGGCGCATCGGGAAAAGCCGAAGCTCGAGCAGACCAAGCTGCGCAAGGGCGCCGGCACCAGCCTCGACGCAATGTCCCGCATCGCCCAGTATCAGGACAAGCTGCCCGACCAGCCGCGCGACCAGCGCCTGCGCGACCTCAAGGACCGCATGGACGAGTTCCAGCGCCTGACGGACCGTGGCGGCAGCGGCTCCAACCGGCCGACCGCCGAGGACATCCTGAAGGCGCTGGCGAAATACGACAAGGATCCCAGCCACCAGTTCGCCGCGCTGGAGCAGCTTCGCAAGCAGATGGTCCAGCTCGGCGCGAGCGATGCCTTCCTGTCGGTGCTCGACCAGGCGCGCGGCCGCTTCCACCAGGGACAGACCGCAAGGGACGTGACGGCCGGCTTCGCGGTCGGCCAGGTGTCGCACGACATGTCGGAGGTGTTCGATGCCGACCCGTCCAGCATCCGCGACGCCTATCGCACGATCGTGCGCGAGAATCTCAATCTCGGCCAGATCTTCGACCAGCTGAAGGGTTTCAACCTCGCCGGCTCCTACGACGAGATCATCGAATCCTTCACCAGGGTGGCGGCGCGCGAACTCGAGGGGCTGCCTGGCGATTCGGACGTCGTGACCGTGGGCGAGACGCGGCAGATCCTGGGCGGCCTCCTCGACGAACTCTCCAAGCTCAAGCGCCTGAAGACCGTCCTGTCGGAATCGGAGATCGCGGTCCAGACGATCCTGCGGGTGCACCCGGAGCTCCGGTCGCGGCCCGATCTGCCCGACGGCAAGGAGATGGCGAGCCGCCTCCTGCATTTCGCAGCGAACCCGTCGGTCTCCGTCGGCGACGTGGAGCGGCTGATCAGCGGGCTGAACACCGACGATCCGGCGACCTCGGTGACGGCGGTGAACACGATCCGCAACACCCACTCGACGCTGCCCGATTCGGTGATGCCCTCGATGATCGCGCGCGAGCAGCAGAGCAGGGCGATCCTCGATCTCTCCACGCGGCTGGTGGCGCGGGAAGAGGCCTATTTCGATTCCCAGTCGCACTGA
- a CDS encoding Crp/Fnr family transcriptional regulator produces MSAPFAMQDTYPAVEMPPSPAVLETHFPGDDRKPFPLPRAVEGLSEEARIVLRGHMRRRSLAANTIVYFQDDPASTFYFIERGHVRLTHIIEDGSVALYAIIPAGASFGEAGSFDPAGYCDTATTIDAADLLVVDMNWIDREGRVYDELRRLLTRLISARHRAHIEVTRALYLPNLTSRLALAILRLLDTLGNSLRYQNRIVPVLGPVVTQRDLGAMARGTRENVNKILRVWISEGIVVVEDRHIILTNRAKLESIAFKG; encoded by the coding sequence ATGTCCGCGCCCTTCGCCATGCAGGATACCTACCCTGCCGTCGAGATGCCGCCCAGTCCCGCGGTGCTCGAGACGCATTTTCCAGGTGACGACCGGAAACCCTTCCCCCTGCCGCGCGCCGTGGAGGGGCTCAGCGAGGAGGCGCGCATCGTGCTGCGCGGCCACATGCGCCGCCGCAGCCTGGCCGCCAACACCATCGTCTACTTCCAGGACGACCCGGCCTCCACCTTCTACTTCATCGAGCGCGGCCATGTGCGCCTGACCCACATCATCGAGGACGGCTCGGTCGCGCTCTATGCCATCATTCCGGCCGGCGCGTCGTTCGGCGAGGCAGGGTCCTTCGATCCCGCCGGCTACTGCGACACCGCCACAACGATCGACGCGGCCGACCTGCTCGTCGTCGATATGAACTGGATCGACCGCGAAGGCCGCGTCTACGACGAGCTGCGCCGGCTGCTCACGCGCCTGATCTCCGCCCGCCACCGTGCCCACATCGAGGTCACGCGGGCCCTCTATCTCCCCAACCTGACCTCGCGGCTCGCGCTGGCGATCCTGCGGCTGCTCGATACGCTCGGCAACAGCCTGCGCTATCAGAACCGGATCGTGCCCGTGCTCGGGCCGGTGGTCACCCAGCGCGATCTGGGCGCCATGGCCCGCGGAACGCGTGAGAACGTGAACAAGATCCTGCGCGTGTGGATTTCGGAAGGAATCGTCGTCGTGGAGGATCGCCACATCATCCTCACCAACCGCGCCAAGCTGGAAAGCATCGCCTTCAAGGGCTAG
- a CDS encoding L,D-transpeptidase, which translates to MPTVRNEQSSHRATPRPVVDRRTFVAMVLSVAATGCASDGTDGELLEVDYARPVFDEAHFVPGVPSGTLRRKHRRQVVAYLTAEQPGTVVVETGARFLYLVQPGGRAIRYGIGIGREGFLWKGRATVGAKRAWPTWTPPAEMIARDPRLGAFGGGAGGMSGGTDNPLGARALYLHRDGRDTLYRIHGTNDAGSLGSEVTAGCVRMLNVDVIDLYDRVPQGATVVVL; encoded by the coding sequence ATGCCGACCGTTCGGAATGAGCAGTCCAGCCATCGCGCCACCCCTCGGCCGGTGGTCGACCGGCGCACCTTCGTGGCCATGGTCCTCTCGGTCGCCGCGACGGGATGCGCGAGCGACGGCACCGATGGCGAACTGCTGGAGGTCGACTATGCGCGGCCGGTCTTCGACGAGGCGCATTTCGTTCCGGGTGTCCCCTCCGGAACCCTGCGCCGGAAGCACCGGCGGCAGGTCGTCGCCTATCTGACCGCCGAGCAGCCGGGGACGGTGGTGGTTGAGACCGGAGCGCGCTTCCTCTACCTCGTGCAGCCCGGCGGCCGCGCGATCCGCTACGGGATCGGCATCGGTCGCGAAGGCTTTCTGTGGAAGGGTCGGGCGACGGTGGGTGCGAAGCGCGCCTGGCCGACCTGGACGCCGCCCGCCGAGATGATCGCACGCGATCCGCGGCTGGGGGCCTTCGGCGGGGGAGCCGGAGGAATGAGCGGCGGCACCGACAATCCGCTCGGGGCGCGTGCCCTCTACCTCCACCGCGACGGTCGCGACACGCTCTACCGCATCCACGGCACGAACGACGCAGGGTCCCTCGGCTCGGAGGTCACCGCCGGCTGCGTCCGGATGCTGAACGTCGACGTGATCGATCTGTACGACCGCGTTCCGCAGGGTGCGACGGTCGTCGTCCTGTGA
- a CDS encoding MASE1 domain-containing protein, which translates to MNERADGIRLLGYALVYVLVGALSLSTASVQWNAAAVWVPSGFATGLILAKGRAYWPSVSAGSFAVNLAINVGVGLPLEVAALLAILIAAANTGEALLTAFLIERHAYGQSFLFHTRGVIRFLLIAPVFPPLISVVCGVTASSFLVGTQSDGLFEVALTWYVANAAGILIFTGLTVLALSNRVRSPVPGRPLEAVALVVSLCLAIQALCGLYLTDHISEWPTPYMIAPLLVWAAFRFGAGGALAAIALVTAGASLGTLNGFVVFPSELPWRSLVYLQIYLAVLAIVTLCVSAAVAEAERVKSELEQRVLARTRTVEQLLDQRETLMMLVAHDLRSPLAGVSNTIEALETAAARGDLDASTLTSTLAMMRETCKALMVRIAGLIAPDGDQRPSTAGPTDELAAIVRRVLVAHRLPLLHHSLATELAIPDGLRTPEPAVVEHILDTVIDNAIRHSPPAGAIRIGARREGACIVVDVSDEGPGIAPERLARIMSGDGVGASQEGAGLGLRLARRYTDWLGGRLTAQNLAPRGARFEFEFPAPGGMPQTRHGRAAA; encoded by the coding sequence TTGAACGAGCGCGCGGACGGAATCAGGCTCCTTGGCTATGCCTTGGTGTACGTGCTGGTCGGCGCGTTGTCGCTTTCGACCGCTTCGGTGCAGTGGAATGCGGCAGCCGTCTGGGTGCCGTCCGGATTCGCGACGGGCCTGATCCTGGCGAAGGGGAGGGCCTACTGGCCGAGCGTCAGCGCCGGGTCCTTCGCGGTCAACCTCGCCATCAACGTCGGGGTCGGCCTGCCGCTGGAGGTCGCGGCCCTTCTGGCGATCCTCATCGCGGCGGCGAATACGGGCGAGGCGCTGCTGACCGCCTTCCTCATCGAACGCCATGCCTATGGACAGTCGTTCCTCTTCCACACCCGCGGCGTCATCCGCTTCCTGCTCATCGCACCGGTCTTTCCGCCGCTGATCAGCGTCGTCTGCGGGGTCACCGCGAGTTCGTTCCTCGTCGGAACGCAGAGCGACGGCCTCTTCGAGGTGGCGCTGACCTGGTACGTCGCCAACGCGGCCGGCATCCTGATCTTCACCGGGCTCACGGTTCTCGCCCTGTCGAACCGCGTCCGCAGCCCGGTGCCCGGCCGGCCGCTGGAAGCCGTCGCGCTGGTGGTCTCGCTGTGCCTGGCGATCCAGGCCCTTTGCGGCCTTTATCTCACCGACCACATTTCGGAGTGGCCGACACCCTACATGATCGCCCCGCTGCTCGTCTGGGCGGCCTTCCGCTTCGGCGCCGGAGGAGCGCTGGCGGCGATCGCTCTGGTCACGGCCGGCGCCTCGTTGGGGACCCTCAACGGCTTCGTGGTGTTTCCGTCCGAATTGCCGTGGCGCTCGCTGGTCTACCTGCAGATCTACCTGGCGGTTCTCGCCATCGTGACGCTCTGCGTCTCCGCCGCGGTGGCCGAGGCCGAGCGCGTCAAGTCCGAACTCGAGCAGCGCGTGCTGGCCAGGACGAGGACCGTCGAGCAGCTGCTCGACCAGCGCGAGACCCTGATGATGCTGGTGGCGCATGATCTCAGGAGCCCGCTCGCGGGTGTGAGCAACACGATCGAAGCGCTGGAGACGGCGGCTGCGCGCGGCGATCTCGATGCGAGCACGCTGACCTCCACGCTCGCGATGATGCGCGAGACCTGCAAGGCGCTGATGGTGCGCATCGCCGGCCTCATCGCGCCGGACGGCGATCAGCGGCCGTCGACCGCCGGCCCGACGGACGAACTGGCGGCCATCGTGCGGCGTGTCCTGGTCGCGCACCGGCTGCCTCTCCTCCACCACTCGCTCGCGACGGAGCTGGCTATACCCGATGGACTGCGGACGCCGGAGCCGGCGGTGGTCGAACACATCCTCGATACCGTCATCGACAATGCGATCCGTCATTCGCCGCCTGCCGGTGCGATCCGGATCGGCGCCCGCCGGGAGGGCGCGTGCATCGTCGTCGACGTTTCGGACGAAGGCCCCGGCATCGCGCCTGAACGCCTCGCCCGGATCATGAGCGGCGACGGTGTCGGCGCGTCCCAGGAAGGGGCGGGGCTCGGACTGCGCCTCGCCCGTCGCTACACGGACTGGCTCGGCGGACGGCTGACGGCGCAGAACCTGGCGCCGCGCGGCGCGAGATTCGAGTTCGAGTTCCCTGCGCCGGGCGGGATGCCGCAGACGAGGCACGGCCGCGCGGCGGCCTGA
- a CDS encoding tetratricopeptide repeat protein produces the protein MSILDDHPLRHLDPEMLATKGPEIIDTVMRELGLQDNAVYRAIRAGATPAAALGLDKKHTEALYEKGYDLLQVGDTVRARAVLTTLMTLDPSEERGAYALAASYQMEGRFETAAQLYTNYITMDATNPEGYLRLGECLMAVGELDNAEGCFDLAREEARRGHGSPGSAAVADQRLAEVRALKNMPAKG, from the coding sequence ATGTCCATCCTCGACGACCACCCGCTGCGCCATCTCGACCCCGAGATGCTGGCGACGAAGGGACCTGAGATCATCGATACCGTGATGCGCGAGCTCGGCCTCCAGGACAACGCTGTCTACCGCGCGATCCGCGCCGGCGCGACGCCAGCGGCCGCCCTCGGGCTCGACAAGAAGCACACCGAGGCGCTGTACGAGAAGGGGTACGACCTCCTGCAGGTGGGCGACACGGTACGGGCGCGGGCCGTTCTCACGACGCTGATGACGCTCGATCCGAGCGAGGAGCGCGGCGCCTACGCGCTGGCTGCGAGCTATCAGATGGAAGGCCGCTTCGAGACGGCCGCCCAGCTCTACACCAACTACATCACGATGGATGCGACCAATCCCGAAGGCTACCTGCGGCTGGGCGAATGCCTGATGGCAGTCGGCGAACTCGACAATGCCGAGGGCTGCTTCGACCTGGCGCGCGAGGAGGCCCGCCGCGGACACGGTTCGCCCGGCTCTGCCGCGGTGGCCGACCAGCGGCTCGCGGAGGTGCGGGCGCTGAAGAACATGCCCGCGAAGGGCTGA